AAAGGTAGAGGGGTGCGGGAAGAGACGAAGAAGCTAGGGTTTATCTTTCGATAACTTGGTATGTTCTTCTTAATCGGGCCTTTTAGGCCTTCGGGTATATGGTTAGTCAATCAAACCCTAGCTTTGTAATCATAAATTTAATGGTGGATGAAGTTGCTTGTGAAACTTTTACCTTTTGTTAGTGGTATATTACATAAGGTTATGTTAACTAGTttctattagaatatttaaataataatcaaCGCATTCAtctgattatttaaattagaatagTTGACAGTGgttccacaaaattttacatgGTATCATAATAGCATGAAAGggaatgttaaaatatttaaataataaattacgtattcatttaatagcttaaaattttagaataattagcaATACTTCTACAAAATCTTACAGTTTCTTTTAGAATAACACGTTTTTGCAAAGTCACATACTTCATAAAATAAACTTTAAATTCTCAAACATATTTAATATATGATTTAACAAGTATGTGGGGGCACTATTTCGACAAActagtttttgaattttaatacaTTAGTTACACGTAACATGAAAACCACCTACTTTTGTTTTATAGGTGTTTGACAAGTTTCCCTTAGAGAATTGTCCATCCCACGAAAGTCCATTTAGTACTGGTAACCCCTAATCACAGAGGACTAAAGAGTAATTAGTGAGTTTTCATAACTTATCTGATACTGAATCCGATCTTTTGGACCGCCCGGAAGTTGTACACCAGTcgtagcgagagagagagagggagagagagagagagggagaggttgGCGGTCTCTACTCTGCATGGCATGCACGTCCCTCTACTTGAAGCGGCGAGATGCATCTCCCATAAATGGCTCTCTTCTTTTCACAGGTTTCAACCAACTCTCTGCCATCTTCATTCAAACCTCCATCTCGCCCCCTCGAGAGCGCCCCTGCAACACAACTCTGCAGTTTTCACCGTCATTAACTCGACCCCTTCAATAACCTCAACCGTACGCCTTAccgtctctctttctctctctataaataGTCCACACTCTCATGCAAGGCAACAAACCGGAACACTCaatcttagagagagagagagagagagagagagagagagatggcgaggTTGGCATGTGCGTTTCTGGTGCTTGCTCTCGTGGCAACAACGCAAGCAAGTGCACGTAAGGTTCCCATCGACGCTGGTCCGAACGACGACGCCTCTGTGCATGCAAGTGCATGTAAAGAGCCAAGCGGCAAGGTTCCGAAGGAGCAGACGGTCATGATGCATGCGAGTGCACCGGAAAAGGCGGCCACAGCGGAGGCACCAGGCGGCAGTGTGGAGGACAAGAAGAATTTCATCGCCTTTGGCGGTGTTGGCGGGTTTGCAGGAGCTGGCGGGTACGCCGGAGTTGGTGGTATCATGCCGACCCTCGGTGGTGCTGGTGGGATCGGCAAGTTTCATGGAATTGGAGGAGCTGCAGGaatcggcggcgtcggcggggTTTTGCCTGTTGGGGGAGTGGGCGGGTTGGGCGGCCTTGGAGGTGGGGCTGGCGGTTTAGGCGGCCTCGGAGGCGGGGCTGGCGGTTTAGGCGGCCTCGGAGGTGGGGCTGGCGGTTTAGGAGGTGTTGGAGGTGGGGCTGGCGGGGCTGGCGGTGTCGGAGGCGGGGCTGGCGGTGTAGGCGGTGTCGGAGGCGGGGCTGGCGGTGTAGGTGATCCGGCTGGCGGTGGGGCCGGAGGGGTAGGTGGTGGGACCGGTGGAGTTGGTGGATTGGGGGGCCTACCAGGAATTTGTCCTTGATTAAATTCGGGCATTCCTAGATGTTTGTCATCAACCCTAAGTTTAATGTTGTGGTCTTTGAGCGTCGGTCATTGTCAAATAAAGAAGTTTAGGAGCATTGTTAGGGTAAGGTCGTCGATGAGGAGTTTGGAGGACATCGTTGTCCTTATTCGAGGTTGTCAGTGAAGTCGCTTTTTACATCCTCATTTTGGGTTTGTTGCATTTTGTCGTTGTACTTCGGTATATTGACGCATGCATGGAGATGTTAGCTTTCTTTAATGAATTTCCCCAGTGAGCCTCTTGAAAATTCTTGGAgctttttattgtattttttcaGAAGATGAAGAATATGAAGGGGAGTGCTTGCATGTGGAAGAATGAGAAGGACAATgcgtattttaattgttaattaTCCAAGTTTAGACTTTGGGAAACCCTAGAATGGGAGATCCGGATTTATAAAACTTGACTAAGTTTCGGCCGTTTTACTTTCTGTATAAAAATCTGATCGTGCTCGAGGGGACCAAGGTAAAAAGCATCTTTTGTTGCACTAATCTTGAAAGGGACTATCTTGTGACTTTTTGTTAGCATAAGATCTTGTAATCAAGATCAATCatgtctaaaaatttaaattattagacAAAAACCGCCCGCCACGAGTAGGTCACATTTTGCCTAAAATTCAAAGATTGTAGCACAAGAGAGCTAATTAGAATTTGGCAGGTAAAAAATGAGACCGGAGAAATATATCGTAAATTCGTAATGATGCATTGCCTTTTGCTATCATGAGATGTGAAATCTTGTATAACCCCTATAGTTTAAAAAgcttaagttattaaaaaagTGTAAATATTCAGATGCCCTAACACTCACGAGCATAGATGCGAATGCATAATTCTtgtcaaaaagtcaaataagATAAACAGATGAAAAAAGCGGAGTTTTGGCTTACAGTAATTCAATTACAATGCGGTGCACCGATTTCTTTTactgatttttctcgataaaaCTGATTAATatgaattgatttgatcaatttcaaaataactgtacAACATCATTACTCATTTATGGTTTTGTAATTTCACACATTAAActaaagaaattttttgaaaagtgggAACTCTTTTAGAAATTGTGAGATTTTAGATTCTCATTGTATTGTCTTTTACCATCGGTGCTTTTCTTAAGATTATTTCCTGAAATAATATGTGCATGAGATCGACTGTCGAAAAATATAACACGACAAGTTTTAAGCACAGGTATATTTATTGGGATCTGTGCGCACCCATAATTTTAGAAAATCGATTTGTCCGATATAATATCAGAATGTAATTCAAGAGCGTAAGTTCTATCATCTCCTCTCAAATTTTCCAGTGTAAGGACAACTTACACGCAAGAGGATTGTAAAGTAATATGCTATAAACACATTTACATTGACTCCTTTTTTAAAGGTTTAGCTTttgacaaaaaacaaaaacgagtTATTGActgctatgattgttattttTCGAGAAGAAAAACTTAGATTATTGTAATAggacactaaaaaaaaaaaaaaaaaaaaattcaaatatggtACATTTTAAAGTATGTTACAGAAGACCAGTGCAGCTGCTGATAAGAGAGCCTGAACCCCCGCTTTGCATGCCCACCATCTGTACGAAGCTCTAAGGTGGCAGAAGATTTATGTCCTCCTAAGTATTTAATGAAGACAGCTGAGAAATTTAAATGGTGCATTAAAGGCAAATGTGTCATAGAATACGCTACAGAGCACTAGATCCAGATGCACAAATGAGGGCACTTCATTAGCGTTTGCTCGGCGCGGTTCGCGCTAGGGAAGGTTGAACGACAGAAGCGCGCAGCtaggggaaaatattttcagaggatctttatatttattgatcaagaaatgaaaaatgcatACTTAGGGATGTAATTCACAAGAGGGAAAACAAATGTATTAATTCGATCACGACGACTCGTGTTGAAGCTATCTTGTTAAGTTTGTTATCGAAAAAAACGGGGTAGGACCGTGCCCGATTGACATGGTCCAGCCACTATGAAAAATCCTAAGTGATGGGGCAGAATTTGACGATAAAGGAGACTATTGCAGGTTTGTTAATGTCCCGGTGGCACCTGTTAATGAAGCAATTGAGGCctacttgtttttttctttttttatttggcaTCATGTGTTATGACTGCCTTGAATATTAATTTACTTTCAAGGTTGTTAACAAGTGCCTGAAAGATACTCACAAGTATATTAGGGTCTACTTGTTTTGTGAAGTAATTGCTATCGGAgaacattcatttttttcattttttgatagTTGGATGCTTCGAAAAATGAGAACGGAAACCATATGCTTGAATTTAGGAACACGACTTCCTCATTTGCAacagaaatgatttttcaaagtACCAATAGACCTCGAGCTCAGGCTTAGGACTAAAGCTGTCGACCTAGGATCTCGGCACCGATGCGTAGGTCCCTAGACGCCAAGCTCCGATCCCTTAGCTCAAGACCGAGGCCTCAAAAGCGGTGCTGGACCCTAGAGGCAGAGTCAGAGACCCCAACTCATGCCTTCAAGACAGCTAGGTTCCGATCCCGCAAGGACGGGTCTACATCCCTTGTGACCAAATCCGGGACCcttgtaaataaaagaatgATGAGCTAATATTTGTAAACAAATGAAAGTGGGTAAACAATAAGACAAACTTTTTTGTTGCTAGAGATAAAGAAGTTggtatttaaaaagaaaaaaacagctAAACAAAGGTAACTAATTCAAATAAGACAGACTTTTGcttaaattttggaaaaatcgcTTCCtctccaaaaattaaaattgactttATATGAATGGACCTTGGACTTGGACTCAAGGCCCTAGCAATTGGGCCGAAAACCCTCACAATCGCGCATAGGTCCCTTAAGGCAGGCCGAGGTCTCAAGCAATCAAGCTTTGAACCCTAATGCTTGTGCCTAGGTCTCTCAAGGCTAGGCTGGGGTCCCAAGTAGTCAGCCTCAAGTCCCTTGAGGTTGGACTGGACTCCAGCACCCATGTAGGGTCATCGTGTGTGGATCATAACCCTTAGTAGCTGGGTCAAGGTCCCTCAATGATGGTTTAGACTCCTTGAGGTTGAATTTCAAACCCCCAcatataaaaattgataaaatattttaagtaaatGAATCAAAGTCGGTAAACAATAAGATAAGAAAAGCTTTTTACCAAAGATATGGGGAGTTGACACatataaaaacacaaataaatagTGGTAACTAACTCAATAGGAGTTAGTAGagcaaaattaatttgataactTAATCAAAGAAATTATTAGTTACTCAAATTCAAGTTTGTAATTTCTAAAAAGgattgataaatttaaaatcaatagGCAAGACAAATAAAAGTGGTGATTcgttaaaaattttagtgcattaaaggaaaataaacataagtaacaagcaactcaaataaaaaattgataaccaaaaattagttgataatttaataaaaaaaatgataggtCACTCAAATAAAGGCTGACCATTAATATAATAATCGATAGCATCACATTGCaacaaaagtaaataaaagggaaaattatctaaaaaatcctaaatcaaatttataatgacaattcggtcataaacctttcaattaagttaatttagtcctcaatattttaataatttgtcaattttatgatttcaaccaattttgattggaaaatgcTAGCGTGGATGCTAATCGACCTAAATGGCATTGCAAGCATTGacttggaatttttatttttatttttttaaaattttaaaattttcctttctttctttttctttcccttatgGTCGATACTTAGCCTCGGCTGGCAattggccataggcaagggaCAACCTTGCTTGATTTTGCAAGGACGCGAGCCTTGTGGCCTAGGAGGCCAACCCTCGCAAGCCAcaagtgaaaggaaaagaaaaaggcaaactTTAAAAGATACAATATTTGTCCTTCTCAATGCCGACCACATTATGTAGGATAGTCGATGACCAACTGATGTTCATATCAataattttagccaaaatttatcataataactaagttgacaaatcgttaaaaTATTAAGGCTTAAATGATACAATTGAatgatttaagactaaattaacattgtgcaataggtttagaaattGTTGGataattatttcataaataaaagttcatacATCAATAAGAGAAGTAGGAGAAGTCGATAACTCAAAAAATTGGTAACTAACTTAAAATGAGAGTTCGAAACTCAAAATTAGTTAGTGAtttaagtggaaaaaaaaaagagttaatgaATCATTCAAATAAATATCAGCAAATTTGTATAGGAGTCGGTAAatttaaaatgtcaaaaataaaaagataagagCAATTAATAATTTGTAAATAGCAAATACAAAGTTATAAGATTATTGGGACTCGGTGATTACTTACAAGTTTTCGGAAAATTAGAATACCAATAACCTTTTTTACCAATAATCTTTTAATAACTATTAACTCCTTTAGGAATTTATCGACACAATCCTTCCTTTTGGGACAAAATCAGTAGAATCATACTCAACTCAGACATATCGTAGTCGGTCGGAGGATAACCGTATAAAACGCAGTCGCGAATGCGAATTTTCGTACAGACGACTCCCAATTTAATGTACTTTTGTCGTCAGAAGGagcttctctctttttcacACATCTCAATTAAATCCTAAGAATCCAGCACTGTCAAAATTTGGAAATGCAAAGCCTCAGAAAATCCCCCCAATGCTCTTTTTGCTTTTGCAGGGAAGGGACATTGATTTTCTCTCGTTTCCGATTTACCAAATCTGAGCGGAATTGAAAGACGTTTCCTTCACGAGACAGCTCTGTTTGCTAAGACCGCTGATCGATCTTTCATTTACAAGAAACCCTCCATTGATAGCTCACATCCGTCACCAACCACAAAATCTTCGCCCTATAAAAAGCGACAAGCTTAGAGACTCCATGCCATGCATGCGTGCAGAGACCAAGCAATCAGGAGAGAGGATCTTCCCGCGCTCCGACCTCTACCTGATCAAACCTAATGGCGAGGACTTGGGTCGTGTTTATGGTGCTTTTCGTCGTCATCGTGGATGGCGGAGCTGCACGTCCTGTGGGGAGCGGCTGCGATCGGAGGACGCCAAGAGAGCGAAATGAACTGCTAGCTCATGCGCCAGATGCGGTGGCAGTAGTACCGATGGGGACTGGAGGAAATGGCGTGGGCGATCAGAAGAACTTCCTGCCGGTCGGTGGCATCGGGATGGGCGCCGGAATGGGCGGCTTTGCTGGCATGGGCGGTTACCTCGGCGGGGTCAGTGGAGTCGGCGGTGGCTTTGGCATGGGTGGCGGTTTTGCGGCGGGAGGTGGTGCCGGTGTTGGTGGCATGGGGGATGTCGGCACTGGTCCGCTTGGCGGTCTTAACGGCGTTGGTGTCGGCCCTGGTGGAAGTGGtgatcctcttcctcttccttaggCGAAAGTTTTCCCTAGGGCTCGATCAATGCGGTGGATTGAGCATACAAGGCGTTGGGGTTGATGTGTTTTGAAGCGTTTTCTTTCAATGTTGGCATGACGGTGTTTTGTCTGTGTTTTTTAACCTTCGGTGGTCGTTTTTGTGTGTGACTTTTTATGTGGTGAGAAGCTGTCGCTGCTGGACTACTTATGTTCTTGAGTTGGAGCCTATGGATTTGTAGTTCAAGCTTTTGCGTTTCTAGTCTcttgaatgaattttcatttcgTAACTTGCATTTTTGTTACTAGCCTCACCCGAGCAAGGGTCACCCTCGCCGCCACAGGTGAGAGTCGATCTGTTGGGACTCACCTAGGCAAGGGGAAGCACCAGCCATCATAGGAAGAGAGgggaaagatgaaaaaaaaaaggaaaggaaaatataaatacaataattGAACACCATTGTTTTCTTGAATCAAACATagattaaaagaaatatttttcagattttgttgGCATAATAGTTTCCGTaatattatgagaataacagttTGTTGTGAGTTACAAATTATCGAATAAATGagttttataataatttatttaatattttataattcagAATAGATTGTTATCCTTactataaattaaaaaactatcacataatattttttcataatttcatgaaaatcgcAGCAAATGGTAGCtgtctctttttttaaatgctcCTGTGTGTCTCCCATTCACGGAAAGCTGCCGAGTTCGGATTCTCTCTTGCTTCATGCTTCAAATCAGATCTTCCGGGATTCCAGTTGAATACACTCACGCTTTTTCTCGCACAGCACGTGTATATAAATGCAACCACGCTCTCGGTAGCTGTAGTAGTAGTCCTTCGAATATGGCACCTCGCTCGGCTCTGCTGTGCTCGCTCCTCTTCCTATGGATGG
This region of Eucalyptus grandis isolate ANBG69807.140 chromosome 8, ASM1654582v1, whole genome shotgun sequence genomic DNA includes:
- the LOC104416074 gene encoding glycine-rich protein 5-like, which gives rise to MARTWVVFMVLFVVIVDGGAARPVGSGCDRRTPRERNELLAHAPDAVAVVPMGTGGNGVGDQKNFLPVGGIGMGAGMGGFAGMGGYLGGVSGVGGGFGMGGGFAAGGGAGVGGMGDVGTGPLGGLNGVGVGPGGSGDPLPLP
- the LOC104416073 gene encoding glycine-rich protein 5 — protein: MARLACAFLVLALVATTQASARKVPIDAGPNDDASVHASACKEPSGKVPKEQTVMMHASAPEKAATAEAPGGSVEDKKNFIAFGGVGGFAGAGGYAGVGGIMPTLGGAGGIGKFHGIGGAAGIGGVGGVLPVGGVGGLGGLGGGAGGLGGLGGGAGGLGGLGGGAGGLGGVGGGAGGAGGVGGGAGGVGGVGGGAGGVGDPAGGGAGGVGGGTGGVGGLGGLPGICP